TCCAGAAGTTTAATGGGCCAATTTCGAGAGAGAATAGTAGCCCATTGCCTAAGAGTATCCAACCAAGTCCTAGACTGGATCGTCAAGGCTCAGAGATCTAGACACGTCTTTGTAATTAGGTTCCTAACCCACCTTTAGCATTATGAGAAAACTCTCACGCTTTTTCATCTCGTGTTGCTTGAAGTAACGGAAAGACTTTTATgccgaaaaaattaaaaaaaaaactaaatagcCAAAAAATCATCATAATCATAGTGTAGAATCTTCTATAAACTGCAATAGAGAAAACACATCGAGTAGAGCATCCACCaacttttgaataatttttcctcaatttttcaTATCACGTTCTATAGTTATGTTTGAAGTTAATCATAAGTTTAACCATTTGATCTaaataaaatctgaaaaaaaaaaaaaacaatccgagagaaaaatatttaattataaaacaAGGTTGGTAATTTCATGAAAGCGTCATTGATTTCCTAATGAGCAATCGGATAACCAGGGGACGGGTACTTCCTTttaccgattttttttttttaagaatctaTCGATATTGatatgagcaaaaaaaaaagaaaaatcatggaACAGAAGAATCTTATAGGTCTTGTGAGGGATATATCCACAACATGATCCAATGGATTAATGggtattttaaattatatataaatatatttttgtgtgcaTACACGAAGATTTAATCGCAGAAATAAGTGAGAACATAGTACGACATTGAGTACATTTTGGCTGATGATCCAATGGTTCTTGGACAGCTGCGTCCAAATGGACACGACCGTAGTATGATGAACAACACGGCAAATCGCTTCACGCGATACGACATTAagcgtaaaaagaaaaaggaaaaattcaaaactcgAGCACGAGTTGAATCGGGGATAACATGTTGAACGACGTCGTTTCGGGAAGAATCATTTGAAGACGTATTTAACAATTCCAGGCATGTGAGTATTCATGATGTAGTCTTCCCAGTCTATAGAATTGGGGTCAAAATAAAACAGGTCGGTCTCTACGCTTCCACTCTCTCTCGCCGCTGCTCGCAACTTCTCCGTGTTCGTATCGTCGAAGCTGCATGCATACAAACCAGAAACAAAAcatttgcattaaaaaaaataataatcgggTAATGAATTAGTTTTCTCgtaccaaaaaaatgaataattggattatgtagaaaaaaaaattatgtataaAAACGTACATGcccttgaaaaataaataaggtCTGTAAAGTTCTACGAGTCGCATCACGAACTTGATCTTCCTGTTGAGATCATTGCACATGTCGTTCAAAGTATGGCAGAATGCCATATTTACCAATTCCAATCCCTGTTAATAGATTGTAAGGAGGAGAAAAGATTAGTACAATTCGGATGAGGAGATCAAAGCAATTATGTCGGGGATAGCAAGAGAAATTTACCTTTAACCACATGAGGTAACGAATGGCCATGTACCGGTGGAAGCTAGCCATGCTCTTTAGCACGGTGACTTTGCCGACCTTGATGGGCTTCCCATCCTTGTTCCTCCACGGGTTCTGGGTGAAGTAACGTAGCCCGTAGTCCTGGAGGCTCGAGTACCGTATCGGATTCCTGGCAGACGATCCCACCTGGTAAATCGCGTCGGCGGACGGTCGATTCGCATGCGCCACCATCGCCACCATCATCGAGTTCACCACCATGTCCGCCGGTATCTGCAAGGCCATTTTGATCAATATTTTCACTAAATTTCCGGATTCTCGTCCGAACGATATTCAGCTTGGATTCGAATGGCGAATGTCGAGTCAGCATCCATAGGTTGCGAACCGAGGACCCAACATGTGCGTCGGGAAGCAGGTGAAATCGAATGATCGATCACACAACTCACCGTGTCCACGACCCCGTTGATGTCGCCGAGAAAGCACGTCAATTTTCCGGTGGCGTAGCCCACGGCGAGGCTGTCCACGGTTCTGCAACCAAGAAATTTTTGTTGGAGAAAACAGAAGAGTGAAAACTCAACATTTAACTAATCCTGCTCACTTGCGAGAGTTGTGTTAATCGCGAAGATTAAGTGAGTAGTTAAGTTAAAACCTGACTCCTTCGGCCCAACCGGGGAAGGGCTCTTTGTAAGTGCTGGTGACGATTGTTGGGCGGACGATGACGGCGGACAAATCCTCCTTCAATTCCCCCACCAGCATCTCTCCCATTGCCTTTGTGAATACGTATGTGTTTGGCCATCCATATATCTTCGCCCTGCCATaacgaaaaaattaatgaaattaaaaagagTCAACATCAAGGTGTCgctcattaattaattaaagtttagCTCATCGAGTAATCGACCTTGTTATGGATTTCGCTAAATTTCTATGATAACCGATGGAATTTACCCTAATGATTTCGCTTTGGAGAAACTTGTCTCGGAGATTGTCGGTTCGTGGTAAGTTTTCGAAACTTCGGAGAGTCCCTAAGGTTAGCTACCGAGGAAATATCGTCTAAATGAATTGGTTGATACTTGAAATTACAAGGAAGATTAGAGAATAGAAAATAAAGCAAGTTATCACATTAATTAGCGGCATCGCTAACTTCACCAACTAGTGGACAAGTATTAATTATCAATCATGCAGCAATAATCGACAAGCCTACGACTATTCATTCATCCCTAGGAATGAGACCCCAATATTTGTATTAACGCATTAGTCTCtgatgtaattattttttgtttctctctttaTCCCCCGAAATTACCCAATCAGCCCCAAACTAAATGTACATATAtaaattcagttataaactttctaattttaccaatttagtctgaCACCTTTgtgcaaaatttcaatgtaatcatttcggtcaatttttgccTGAAAATGTTGAATTGGCaatatgccacgtaggacaaccgatgaTGACTAAACCATCACGTAAGCGATTTCCAGTGAAATTTGACCAAGAGAACTACATTAAAACTTCacataaaggtttaggactaaattgggaaggatttaaaagtttagaactgtATCAAcatccaaataataggtttaaaattgatGGTCTGTTTTCCTGGTTTCAATAGAATGATGCATGCCTAAGGGCTAAGAATACCTAGCAATAGAAACCCTAGAATTGCATTGTGTCCATAagaaattctctccttttttttgttgtggagATAGTAATTAACAAACCTTTGGATGCCCAACTCCTTCATAGCCACTCTGGTTTCCTTCTCAGAGGCTCCCTCTCTTCTCAATTCATCCAACTTTTCCTCCACAATTCTCCTCTCCGCATCAATGTCCAGCCCGGAAACCCCATTTAGCGTCTCTCCCATCCGGTATGGACTCTCCTTTATGAGCCCCCCCCTTTCCCCGGATACGTAAGCTGCGATCGAATAGGCAAGAACGGTCTCGTATCAGGTCGCATCAACTAAAATCCGAGACCTTAACTCACGACGCTACGTAACACGGTAGACCGAGTCAATCTTTGATAGACAAAGCGGAATGAGCTTATTTCATGCCCCTTCTTTGTTCCGGCACATCGACATTTGTTACTCGACAAGAAGTAATCAGAAAGCATTAAAAGAGGATACAAGAATGATTGGTATACTTACATGTTGAGACATGGAGAAGGACCATCAGTTGGGGGCATTTCTTGGCAAAGTCTGTCACATATTTTGCTCCATATGTATTGACACCCAGCGCAATGtcatatctatatatatatacacaaacGTGCATGAAATCGAGTAAATTTGTTCGAAAAAACAAGTGTTGCTAACAACAGAAAACAAAGATTCAACCGAGTAATCAGTATATTGAAAAATTCGTGCAATCAATCGAGTTAAAACCTTTCATCAAAGTTGGTGGTCGCGGCTAAATTGACGATCACATCAATCTGAGCCCGCATCTGCTCTCTCAAATCCGAGTCCATCACTCCCAAACCCTCACAGGTGATGTCCCCAGGAACAACAGTCACCTTCTCCGACACGAGTGAACCGAAGTTCGGACCATGTTTTTCCTTGACCACTCTGAACAAGTCCTTCCCAAACACCTGAAGCCAACATGGATATTAACATGGGAAACTCTAAAATGTGATCTTAAACATCGACACTTGAAGATAACGTATAAATCGACAAAACACAAGGCCAATCCTCGTTCATCCCAAAGTTAAAGTTACATTGAATCGTGGTTACCTTTCCCTGCACTAGCCAACAAAAATATTTCTTCCTTTGAATAAATTTCATCCCGTTTTTGTTTGGTGTGTGTACCTCAGTGTGCAGACGCTGTGTGGCTGACTTTGCGTCCGCAGCTCTTAGGAGAAGATAGAGTTTCTTCACATTTGGCTGAACCCTCAGGACCTTCTCCGCAAATACTGCACATTCCCAAAACACAAACACACCATAACCACATCAAAATCAAACCAGACACTAaactccagagagagagagagagagagagagagacttttggCAAGAAACCCAGCAGCACCGGTGACCAAGATGGTCTTGTTTTCAAGAAACTGAAGCACGCTCTCCAACTTCATCGTTGAGAGGAGGAGAAACTGGCGATTCCAATGATGAATTCGAGGACTTTGTCgttttatgagagagagagagagagagcgaggggaGTGAAACCAGAAAGCAGCAACCCACAAAGTGTTTGGCCCAAAGCAACATGGCCTTTGCATCTCCATATAAATTGTTCGGAAAAGAGCGTGATCGAAAACGATGTTGGAGTGCACGCGATCCGTTTCTCATTTTCGTTTTCCTGTGATTTCTTTTCCTCGTCTGGTTGAACGTCAATTCGTTCACTTCCCTTAATGCGAGCAAAATATCACGGTTCGTCTCTTGTCTTTGTCTCTGTCTTTGTTCTGATTCGTCCCTCACGCACTCGTGGGTTCATGTCTGCTCAACTGCATGCATTTCTTTAATATGTGCCCAGTCACTAAATCTTCCAAACCACACATATCTACATAAACCTAAGACACTGCTAAAtttcgtcaaaaaaaaaaaaaaaaaaagacaccacTAAATCATCTAGGGATAAGTAGGGTTTCGGGGTAGAATCGAGAACTTAACCGATAAAAACAGGTTTCAAGATATGTAAGGTAAACatcaggtttcaaaaattaggaaaccgGTTCTGACGGGTAAATTCTAAGAACTTAGAATTTTGTTAAACCTAGAACAGGtctatgtttttttattgttctatgTCTTTGCGTAATCCTGTGATGCGCCATGCCGTATGATGATGAGTATGTAATTTAGAAccattaatttgaatttttatttttggcgatATCCATGACTtcatgattgagacttttactttgttaatatttcatatttttcgtatgTCTGCGTATGAGTTATGATCGATTGATTATAGCATCAACAAATGGTGGTCATTATAGGTGATAATTCACTGCAATGGCTCAATTAAAAATACGGATGGTACTTGGATAAACCCCAACACCTATGACATGGTAGGTTCTAGGGTCTATTCGGGTTTCAGTGTATgcaaggtaggtttcaagttttaaaaaatGGAGAACCGGTTTCGATTGTTCCACCTAGAATGTAGATGAAACTTGAAACCGCTCAACCCTAACTAGATCTTCCTAACCACACATTAATGCATAACCTAGGACGCTGCTATTTTgcgggaaaatgaaaaaaaaaatagtaggtTCACTATGAATAGTGTAGTGAGCAGCTTGGAATCTTGATTTCATGAGAATGTCATTGACTAGTCTGGCAATCAAATAAAGAAGAGATCATGTCTTTTTTGGACCAGTAATTGTACGTGTTAGGAGTTCATAGGTTTAGCTAATCTTATTATTTATTCCGATGTGCCAACATATTTCACatctatttttggaaattttaaagTATGATGTCGAGCATCGAATGCCCCACTTTTTCCAACTGCCATTCCTGAAGAATTTTCTCGACCACCCTTCGATGTGGAGTTGAACACACTGATTAAGTTATGACCACTCGAAAGATATATGAATCTCATGGTAAGTATAGTAAGTATGATACGTCatgcatttttttatgaaatcagAACTATATCCTATGGAGAAATTTCACGCATGAGCTGTAGTTGTGTATTTTATTCATGATGTGCACCGTTCATCGTTGATTGCGGTTATTGAGGATCAAGTTGGGCGAGGCCGACGCAACTGCCGttaaaaatgatcgatttgaTCAAGATCCGGGCCCATAAGATTTTGCTTCAAAAAGTGTAGACGAAAGACATTTCTCTATGTTACTTAAAAATATGGAATTTCTTGTTTTGGAATAGCATATGCTGGCGAGCTTGATCCTTGTGAATGATGTTGGATCTTTGAATCATAATTCTTGACCATACATGTCAGAAAGCCTGAGAAAGGTGTTTTGGGATTATTGTGCTGGAAGGACAAGGAGAATGATGACAAGTACGATGACGAATGATAGGTTGTCATTATTTTAGGCttcttttgttttataaaaaataaataatttaaaaaatacttttctaaaaATAGTAATTTATATcgttttgaaaaattaacaaacaaagaaaatttttgTCGACCTAATTCAAGAAGCATAGAATGGATCTCAAAAGATTGAAAGTAAGGCTCGCCTCTGACTCGACTAAAGAGTTGGTATTCGATTCTCATCATGTAAAAGGCCTTGATTTCCCTCAAATATCACTGTTCCGCTGGAATTTAATTGAAAGGCGCAAATCTATAAGTTACAGTGAAGAAACACAGCGAAACTTAATTGACGACACGAgtctagaaaataaaaatacagtgcgagaaaattaaaataaggaaAGGTTATACGGGGCTCTCCAATGGATAGACAATGGTATTCAAAGTGATTGTGTTGTGACTGCTCTCAAGGGATTTTCAACGGTTCGAAAATCTCATTCCCATGTTGTCACGATGCCATGTTCTTGTTCCTAAGCGGCTGCACGTTCAAAAGCGTCTGTCGGCTGCCCCATGATTGCAATAACATTGTCATTTAGTGGCTCTAAACTTGTAACCGTATCTCATCGTATCTACCTTCTTCCCAATCTCCTACCGATTCCTACCAATCGATATCTTTTGTGACCATCTTTGATCATCCGTCGTCGTATATCAACAACAAGTCGGTAATTGATTATCGATTAGCATAAGTACTGATGCTGCTTTTATTCTTATTGATCGGTCACATGCCTAGCGACACTAGTCACCATGGCAACAAATCGATGACTTGGTCAATTTTTTCGGTGCAAAAACAATCACTTGGCAACTTTAATTCCCGGTTAGGTGTCTTTTGTCTATTCATGGCCACAGATAATGAAGTCTCGACCACACATTGAGATGAATACAGATAAGCAACTAGCGACCGTAGTTGATCCATGAATCATTATTGTTGCTGCTCGCAGAAATTGCATGTGCCTGCCAGATAATGTCTTCAACGCAATACGCTGTCGCCAAAAGGGCGTGAGGTTGACATTGCAGTTTGTTCATCTCGGGAGGAATTTCAGTTCAACACATCTCATCATACCAATCATTTTAGAAATTGCATTAGGTGAtcagtcatttttggggtttttggttgGAGATAGCCGCCCCATGTGCTTACCTTTTACAACACCCCCACAACCGTACTTCTTATAATTTGATTCATCTATAACTTCTCGCAATGGCCATAAGCATCTTAATCTTATGTGGTGTCTGTCCTACCACTGCTTTTTGACATATGATCGTGCGGGGCATCAAACTTTTTTGCTTATATCCAAAAGATCTTGTTAGCCAGAAGCATCAAAATCAAAGCTCCCTTTGTATCATTGCGTAAGGACCTTCTTCAAGTTCCTCTCTGTCACTTGCTTCCGTTATAAGAGGCATAGTAAAGTATGATTAAATCATGCATTTAATCACCTagaagggggtgaataggtgattttaacAAATCCTGACAAATTAAAGcggaattaaaaaaatcaaaataagtaTCACATGAAGTCGAAGTCCGTAAGAGGGATTATGCCATAATCAAATTCGCTTGTGTGCAGAATATTATCATATGCAATAAATAAGAGTCGAGAAATAGAAGAATTTGCACACAAGGTTTACAGTAGTTCGGCTTAGTGCAAGGTTATGTCCACTCTGGTTGGATTTCGCTAGTAAGTCAATAAAAGATTACAATGAGTGAAGCTTCTCGACAGATCACACTATCTCACACAATTACTCTTCTCAGAACCTCTCAAAAATTGCAACTTTAAAGCAAGATAAAGTGTATAGAGTAGAAGCTCTCTTGGACTTTGGAATTTCAGACTCATGACACCTCTACTTCAGCACCCaaatctccttttatacttccCCATTTCCAATTTAGCGGTTAGACGAGAATTATTCTCCAATCAACCCATTTGGACACGAATGCTTAAAAAAGATCGAGTAGCCATTGCAAAATGAAATCACAATCCTTTTGATTAAGTCCCCCATACAACTTAAAATTAGGTTTCTATAAATAGAGTTCTTCAAGTGGAAATAATATCTTACCTTCAGAACATTCATCAATCAACCAAACATGTTTTGCATGATAAGTTGTATTGCCAAAATATATCTTGAGATTGAGGATCAATTCTTTCCAATTATGAATTCGGAGCTTATATATGCATATTTATCCCCGTTTCAATTTTGCGTGTGAATAAACTTCATTTTCAGAAGCTACTGTCCGAATTTGAACACTCTCTAAAtctgaataattttttgatagagTCTGAAGACAACATACGCCTTGATAATATAAATGTACGAGCTTTGTAAGTATTCTTACATCACTTTAATGATATCCATGCTGTATACTATATACACGAGATAAAACACAAAGCTTGCAATACCCAGATGACATAAAACAAAGTCAGAACCTGATTTATTCACGAGCACTGCCTGAAAGTAACTCTCATCAGATTCGATAGATAATATGGAAGGTTTTGTCAATTTTCAAAACATATAAGGAAGTTTTCTCAACAAGGGGAAGAAGCCAAATTGTGCCACTATCACATGCCCGAGGGAAGCTCGTTCAAGCTAATCGAGGGGCTTGCAATGCAGATGATGCTTGCCCCGAGAGAGGGCAAAAGGACAATTCAGTGTTTGACCCGGAACTGTTTGTTCCTGAAAAGGACCTGTGCTTTGTGGTTGGAGAAAGGGTAAGGAACACGTGATCCCAATTGCAAGCCAAGTCGCAAAAGGGTCTTTTGAGGTCGTAATTGAAACATCTCTTGCCTTCTGAAACAGTGCATTTCAATGCGATGGTTGTGGCCTTTTCTTCCCCTCCTTGTCTCCCAAATTTGACcaacattaccaaaaaaaaaaggcctcaatatattacaattatgtaaattcaattctaaagaatttttttgttaattcagttctaaaactttttcatttgtgccaattcaatatatttagccaattttggccaaccgATCTTGATatagtaatttttaataatattttaatatttatttgaaaaaacattattttcattattttttttttcagtgtcgGCAGGGGTGTCCCAACCTTTGCCTATGGCCGGCCATCCCTaaagttgggaaaaaaaataaagaaaataaaaataaattacaattcaaagaaattattggaatattattataaaaaaaaatccacatcaatGCCAAGCAATATCACGTCACTACCGACCGGCTAAAATTTACTGGACGgaccgaattggtataaatgcaaaaggtttagaactaaattggcaaaaaaagaaaactttataACTAAATaagtacaattgcaataggtttagaacttttttttgtaattctacTCAAATTTGGCATAGGTGGTTAGCGTGCTTTGATAACAATCATTTTGTCAGTCCCCGGTGCACTTGCAACCCACTTTGATCGTAGTGGTTTTCGTAACCTTAGTCGATTCGCCGACCTATATCTAGGTCAGACATAAGGAAAGGACCCCGTTACTAACGTGCTGGGATTAGCAATTCCAATCTGATGATAGGTCCAAATGCAGCTGTTCATTTTTTATGCTTATGATCAAGTGGCTAGACGCAAGGCAACACTCCAATGCGTCCGGCCCCGTCGAAGAAAGATACGTTTCGTCTCGTTCAAAGTTCTCGTCTATGCAATTATTGGCGCATCGAGCTTGAAGCCAGCTAGAAACCCTTCAGGATCAGCAACTTGGTTGGTCACCACCATAACAGAACAGGGAGGAGGATGCATCTTGAGTGCCGTGCTCTTCCCAATCCCTACCGGCCACGACGTCCTCGAGAGATCAATTCACCGTCGTACCCCATCGTACTCAACTTGAACTTTCGGCAAGACTCTCACGACGTCCTCGAGGGATCAATTCACCGTCGTATCCCATCGTGCTCAACATGAACTTTCGGAAAGACTCTCAAAGATCTATCGAGTCTCTTTATTTCTctcgagattttctttttcggtcaATACCCTTAAGAAAAAAGGGTTCGAGTCGAAGAGATATGCTGCCCGCGTCTAATTCCGACTACGCGAAGAAAACCAAGATAACAGAGCACCAAACTATACTTCTCAAAAATGCAAACATAGGATATTGAAAGTACTGTTCAACATTTGCTTCTAGAGCACATGCATCAACGAAAGACTAGGGAAAGCCatgcctgcaaaaaaaaaaaaaagaattctgaTGAATTGGAATTATTCACTGTTTTCGATTTAGAAGACTAAGTAATTCTCCCGGAAAAACAAAAGCGAGAAATTAGTTTGCTACAATTGTTTTCAAAGGAGCATCAGATCTATGATCGAACTActatggccaaaagaaaaagctcTACAATCAGTAACTATAAAAATCGAAGGGTTCATGTCCAAAATAGTTTGCTACAATTGTTACAAGGGAAGCATGGATCATCTCTAGTGCTGAATAAGGATCAAGAAACTAAATGATGTACAACAAGCTAAGAATTCCAATCGCCATCTGTGACGGAAAGAAAATCGCAAAGACAACCGCGCTTAACATCTCTCAAAGCAATTGAGCGAAATGAGATGTCTGTTTGATACCCCAAAGCACTCCATATCCTTGAAGCTCATAAGTAAGCCGCATCCCGGAACAAAGACGAGCAAGGTTCATTAGCGTATTCTACATGCCACTCATGAGGGAAGCATCTCTTTTTTGGGAATTGAAGAGAGGGTAAGTTGGTTCTACAGGTGGGTTCAGTTGAGGTCGAGATTAGATGGTAGT
The genomic region above belongs to Rhodamnia argentea isolate NSW1041297 chromosome 6, ASM2092103v1, whole genome shotgun sequence and contains:
- the LOC115734334 gene encoding fatty acyl-CoA reductase 3-like, with the translated sequence MEMQRPCCFGPNTLWVAAFWFHSPRSLSLSLIKRQSPRIHHWNRQFLLLSTMKLESVLQFLENKTILVTGAAGFLAKIFAEKVLRVQPNVKKLYLLLRAADAKSATQRLHTEVFGKDLFRVVKEKHGPNFGSLVSEKVTVVPGDITCEGLGVMDSDLREQMRAQIDVIVNLAATTNFDERYDIALGVNTYGAKYVTDFAKKCPQLMVLLHVSTSYVSGERGGLIKESPYRMGETLNGVSGLDIDAERRIVEEKLDELRREGASEKETRVAMKELGIQRAKIYGWPNTYVFTKAMGEMLVGELKEDLSAVIVRPTIVTSTYKEPFPGWAEGVRTVDSLAVGYATGKLTCFLGDINGVVDTIPADMVVNSMMVAMVAHANRPSADAIYQVGSSARNPIRYSSLQDYGLRYFTQNPWRNKDGKPIKVGKVTVLKSMASFHRYMAIRYLMWLKGLELVNMAFCHTLNDMCNDLNRKIKFVMRLVELYRPYLFFKGIFDDTNTEKLRAAARESGSVETDLFYFDPNSIDWEDYIMNTHMPGIVKYVFK